In Agarivorans gilvus, one genomic interval encodes:
- the hpf gene encoding ribosome hibernation promoting factor, with amino-acid sequence MQINLTGHHVEITESLKEYVHTKFAKLTRRFEQINNVHVILNVEKLNQIAEATLHLNGGEVFATSEHTDMYAAIDSLIDKLDRQVIKHKEKLTKH; translated from the coding sequence ATGCAAATTAATCTTACCGGACACCACGTAGAAATAACTGAGTCTTTAAAAGAGTATGTCCACACTAAATTTGCCAAACTAACCCGACGATTCGAACAAATAAACAATGTTCATGTCATCTTAAATGTGGAGAAACTGAATCAGATTGCTGAAGCCACCCTGCATTTAAATGGTGGAGAAGTGTTTGCCACTTCAGAACACACCGACATGTACGCCGCCATTGATAGCCTGATCGACAAACTTGATCGCCAGGTTATCAAACACAAAGAAAAACTCACTAAACACTAG
- a CDS encoding RNA polymerase factor sigma-54, giving the protein MKASLQLRLGQQLTMTPQLQQAIRLLQLSTLDLQQEIQEALESNPLLEADESHASDNDANEAQSLNDKTNDNSVNNEVDNSQLEAGDAINQDTVSDDLPVDSTWDDIYSASSGPSSSGSSGVSEDSDMLFQGETVESLQDHLIWQMQLTPFSEVDQAIALAIIDAIDESGYLTQDCEQLLEGLRASETNDLDVELDEIEAVLKRVQHFDPVGIGARSLQECLMIQLGRFAEDTPWLKEAKDIVTNHIDVLANRDFRLLSRKTKLKEDQLREVMRLIHTLEPRPGNAVEPNQAQYVIPDVSVIKRQGRWVVELNPDAMPKLRVNSHYASLSKTSTNANDTQFIRSHLQEAKWFIKSIESRNETLLKVSNCIVHHQQAFFEYGEEAMKPMVLNDVAEAVEMHESTISRVTTQKFMHTPRGIFELKYFFSSHVTTDGGGECSSTAIRALIKKLVAAENSNKPLSDSKIADILADQGIKVARRTIAKYRESLAIPPSNQRKSLI; this is encoded by the coding sequence ATGAAAGCATCTTTGCAGTTGCGTCTTGGTCAGCAATTGACCATGACCCCTCAGTTACAACAGGCGATTCGCTTACTCCAGCTTTCAACACTGGATTTGCAGCAAGAAATTCAGGAGGCGCTGGAAAGCAACCCCCTGCTCGAAGCGGATGAGTCACACGCCAGTGACAACGATGCTAATGAAGCTCAATCCCTTAATGACAAAACTAATGATAACAGTGTAAACAACGAAGTGGATAATAGCCAGTTAGAAGCAGGCGATGCGATTAACCAAGACACTGTTTCTGATGACTTACCCGTTGATTCCACATGGGACGATATTTACAGTGCCAGTTCAGGGCCATCCAGCTCAGGCAGTAGCGGTGTGAGTGAAGACAGCGATATGCTGTTTCAAGGTGAAACCGTAGAATCCTTGCAAGACCACTTAATATGGCAGATGCAACTCACCCCATTTAGTGAGGTTGACCAAGCGATTGCGCTAGCCATTATTGATGCGATTGATGAATCCGGCTACCTAACCCAAGATTGTGAACAATTGTTGGAAGGCTTACGTGCCAGTGAAACTAACGATTTAGACGTCGAGCTTGATGAAATTGAAGCGGTATTAAAACGTGTTCAACACTTCGACCCTGTAGGCATTGGCGCTCGCTCTCTTCAAGAGTGCTTAATGATTCAATTAGGCCGCTTTGCCGAAGATACCCCTTGGCTAAAAGAAGCCAAAGACATCGTAACCAATCATATTGATGTCTTGGCTAATCGCGACTTTCGTTTATTGTCGCGTAAAACCAAATTGAAAGAAGATCAATTACGCGAAGTAATGCGTTTGATTCATACTCTAGAACCACGCCCAGGTAATGCGGTTGAACCCAACCAAGCACAATATGTGATTCCGGATGTATCAGTGATTAAGCGCCAAGGGCGATGGGTAGTTGAACTAAATCCTGATGCGATGCCTAAATTACGCGTCAATTCTCACTACGCCTCGCTCAGTAAAACCTCAACCAACGCCAACGATACTCAATTTATTCGCAGCCATTTGCAAGAAGCCAAATGGTTTATCAAAAGCATTGAGAGCCGTAACGAAACCTTATTAAAAGTATCCAACTGCATTGTTCATCACCAACAAGCCTTTTTTGAGTACGGCGAAGAAGCAATGAAACCAATGGTATTGAACGATGTCGCAGAAGCTGTAGAAATGCATGAATCTACGATTTCTCGGGTTACCACTCAGAAATTTATGCATACGCCTCGTGGTATTTTTGAATTGAAATACTTCTTTTCTAGCCACGTCACCACTGATGGCGGCGGCGAATGCTCTTCTACCGCAATTAGGGCACTAATTAAAAAACTGGTAGCTGCCGAAAACAGCAACAAACCGCTTAGCGACAGCAAAATTGCTGATATTTTGGCAGATCAGGGGATCAAGGTGGCAAGACGTACCATTGCTAAATACCGAGAGTCGTTAGCAATTCCACCTTCTAACCAACGAAAAAGCCTTATCTAA
- a CDS encoding KpsF/GutQ family sugar-phosphate isomerase, whose translation MSHDHISVAKQVLEIERLAIDNLDQYIDQQFADACEMILACKGKVILTGMGKSGHIANKIAATLASTGTPAFFVHPGEACHGDLGMIAAEDIVLALSNSGESEEILSLYPVFNRIGVRSIAMTSNPKSSMARLANYHLCIAVPREACPLGLAPTASSTATLVMGDALAVALLEARGFTADDFALSHPGGTLGKKLLLSVTDLMLSGEQIPLVTVEQTIREALFEITAKGLGMVGIVDEQQHMVGIFTDGDLRRILDQRVDIHETPIAQVMTKNPKTIEASWLAFDALKLMKSKSINGLFVLEDKRVVGAFNMHTLLQAGVY comes from the coding sequence GTGTCACACGATCACATCAGTGTAGCCAAACAAGTCCTTGAAATAGAAAGACTGGCAATAGACAACCTAGATCAATACATTGATCAGCAATTTGCTGATGCTTGCGAAATGATCTTAGCCTGTAAGGGCAAGGTGATTCTTACTGGCATGGGTAAATCAGGTCACATCGCCAATAAAATCGCAGCGACTCTGGCCTCTACCGGCACGCCCGCCTTTTTTGTTCATCCAGGTGAAGCTTGCCACGGTGATTTAGGCATGATTGCCGCAGAAGATATTGTGTTAGCTCTGTCTAACTCTGGCGAATCAGAAGAAATCTTATCGCTATATCCGGTATTTAACCGCATTGGCGTACGTTCTATCGCCATGACCAGCAACCCCAAATCGTCAATGGCGCGATTAGCCAACTATCACCTGTGTATAGCCGTTCCTCGTGAAGCTTGTCCGCTAGGCTTAGCGCCAACCGCCAGTTCCACCGCGACACTGGTGATGGGTGACGCCTTAGCGGTCGCCTTATTGGAAGCCCGTGGCTTTACCGCCGATGACTTTGCCCTGTCTCATCCCGGAGGCACGTTGGGTAAAAAACTGTTGCTTAGTGTCACTGACCTAATGCTAAGTGGGGAACAAATTCCTTTAGTCACAGTCGAACAAACTATTCGAGAAGCACTTTTCGAGATCACCGCCAAAGGTTTAGGCATGGTGGGCATCGTCGATGAGCAACAACACATGGTGGGGATTTTTACCGATGGCGATTTACGCCGCATCCTTGACCAACGCGTCGACATCCATGAAACGCCAATCGCTCAGGTGATGACTAAAAATCCGAAAACTATTGAGGCTTCTTGGCTGGCCTTCGATGCCTTAAAGCTGATGAAGTCCAAATCCATTAACGGCCTGTTTGTGCTTGAAGACAAACGTGTCGTGGGAGCATTCAACATGCATACTTTGCTGCAAGCCGGAGTGTACTAG
- a CDS encoding calcium/sodium antiporter, protein MLVECLLLVLGLALLVWSADRFVFGAAAIANNFGLPPMIIGLTIVALGSSAPEIMVSATASLEGKMNTAVGNVIGSNITNITLVLGLTALLKPLMVSSTTLFRELPMVVGATAFAGWILHDQQLGYTEGLLLLALFFGLMAYLIFNSIKHRSDSNKDPMIDEAEAEIPHDVTTPKALFWLLVGMILLPLSADILVGSASEIARYFGMSDLVIGLTIIAIGTSLPELAACIAGVVKKEDDLVLGNIIGSNLFNILAVLAVPALLAPGEIDAFAAGRDFYVMMGVTVALFIMAMGFGKTRKISRWEGGLLFSAFIGYQILLMVS, encoded by the coding sequence ATGTTAGTTGAATGTTTGTTATTGGTATTAGGCTTAGCGCTATTGGTTTGGAGTGCCGATCGCTTTGTTTTTGGCGCAGCCGCCATTGCCAATAATTTTGGGCTGCCACCGATGATTATCGGTCTCACCATTGTCGCCCTCGGCTCTTCCGCACCAGAAATCATGGTTTCGGCCACCGCCAGCTTAGAAGGCAAAATGAATACCGCGGTGGGCAATGTTATCGGCTCGAATATCACCAACATTACTTTAGTACTGGGCTTAACCGCATTACTTAAACCTTTAATGGTTTCTTCTACCACCTTATTTCGCGAGTTACCGATGGTAGTAGGTGCCACAGCCTTCGCCGGTTGGATATTACACGACCAACAACTGGGTTATACCGAAGGGCTTCTGTTATTAGCCTTATTCTTTGGCTTAATGGCTTATCTTATTTTTAACTCCATAAAACATCGCTCAGACAGCAATAAAGACCCTATGATTGATGAGGCCGAAGCGGAAATTCCTCATGACGTTACCACCCCTAAAGCGCTATTTTGGCTATTGGTCGGTATGATACTGCTTCCGCTCAGCGCAGACATTTTGGTAGGCTCAGCTTCTGAGATTGCCCGCTACTTTGGAATGAGTGACCTTGTTATCGGTTTAACCATCATTGCCATCGGTACTAGCTTGCCTGAATTGGCCGCCTGCATCGCCGGGGTAGTCAAAAAAGAAGACGATTTGGTACTAGGTAACATCATCGGTTCCAACTTGTTCAACATCCTTGCTGTATTAGCAGTGCCGGCTTTATTAGCACCGGGTGAAATTGATGCCTTTGCTGCCGGGCGCGACTTTTATGTCATGATGGGTGTAACAGTAGCCTTATTTATCATGGCCATGGGTTTTGGCAAAACACGTAAAATAAGTCGTTGGGAAGGCGGGCTGTTATTCAGCGCCTTCATCGGCTATCAAATACTATTAATGGTATCGTAA
- the lptB gene encoding LPS export ABC transporter ATP-binding protein produces the protein MSTLIAENLAKSYKGRKVVKDVSLNVETGKIVGLLGPNGAGKTTTFYMVVGLVPRDHGRILIDDDDLSSTAMHSRARKGIGYLPQEASIFRRLSVEKNILAVLETRKDLDKQQQQVALDDLLEEFHIGHIRKNLGMSLSGGERRRVEIARALAAAPKFILLDEPFAGVDPISVIDIKKIIEHLRDRGLGVLITDHNVRETLDVCEHAYIVSQGELIASGKPEEILENEHVKRVYLGEQFKL, from the coding sequence ATGAGTACATTGATTGCTGAAAACCTAGCCAAAAGCTACAAGGGTCGCAAGGTAGTAAAAGACGTAAGTCTCAACGTTGAAACCGGTAAAATTGTTGGTTTGCTCGGCCCCAATGGTGCAGGTAAGACCACTACCTTTTACATGGTCGTGGGCTTGGTTCCCCGAGATCATGGCCGGATTTTAATCGATGATGATGACTTATCCAGCACCGCCATGCACAGCCGTGCCCGAAAAGGGATTGGCTACCTGCCTCAAGAAGCCTCCATATTTAGACGTTTGTCTGTGGAAAAAAATATACTCGCGGTCTTAGAAACTCGTAAAGATCTCGATAAACAACAACAGCAAGTGGCCTTGGACGACCTGTTAGAGGAATTCCATATTGGTCACATTCGAAAAAATCTTGGCATGAGCCTGTCTGGTGGGGAACGCCGCCGGGTTGAAATTGCTCGTGCTCTAGCCGCCGCTCCAAAGTTTATTTTGCTTGACGAACCCTTTGCTGGCGTGGATCCTATTTCTGTTATCGATATAAAAAAGATTATTGAACACCTGCGTGATCGTGGTCTTGGAGTATTGATCACCGATCACAATGTGAGAGAAACTCTCGATGTTTGTGAACATGCCTATATCGTTAGCCAAGGCGAATTGATAGCCTCGGGGAAACCTGAAGAAATACTTGAAAATGAACACGTGAAACGAGTTTATCTCGGTGAACAATTCAAGCTATAG
- a CDS encoding ATP-binding cassette domain-containing protein, which produces MKIAHGVANNLIEVKQLAFQRGDKVIFENLNLSIQRGKITAIMGPSGIGKTTLLKLIGGQLQPSAGEVLIEGQNVHQLSRGDLFQLRKRIGMLFQSGALFSDLTVFENVAFPLREHTKLPEAVLHNLVLMKLQTVGLRGAAQLMPSDLSGGMARRVALARAIALEPEIILYDEPFVGQDPISMGVLIKLIQSLSQSLQLTSVIVSHDVNEVLSIADYVFVIDGHSVLAEGSVAEIAANPNPRLTQFLQGQADGPVAFHYPAEDYAQALKASLC; this is translated from the coding sequence ATGAAGATTGCTCATGGAGTGGCAAATAATTTGATTGAAGTAAAACAATTGGCGTTCCAGCGCGGCGATAAAGTTATCTTTGAAAACTTAAACTTAAGTATTCAACGGGGTAAAATTACTGCCATCATGGGCCCCAGCGGTATTGGTAAAACCACCCTACTTAAGTTAATTGGCGGACAACTTCAGCCGAGTGCTGGAGAAGTGTTGATTGAAGGGCAAAATGTTCATCAACTGAGCCGTGGAGACTTGTTTCAACTACGTAAGCGGATTGGCATGCTGTTTCAAAGTGGAGCGCTATTTAGCGACTTAACTGTTTTTGAGAATGTCGCTTTTCCTTTGCGCGAGCATACCAAGCTACCTGAAGCGGTATTACACAACTTGGTATTGATGAAGCTGCAAACTGTGGGCTTGCGCGGAGCGGCCCAGTTAATGCCCAGTGATTTATCTGGTGGTATGGCCCGCCGGGTTGCGCTCGCTAGGGCGATAGCTTTAGAGCCAGAGATTATTCTCTACGACGAGCCTTTTGTTGGCCAAGATCCCATATCCATGGGAGTCTTGATCAAATTGATTCAAAGCTTAAGTCAAAGCCTGCAACTCACTTCGGTGATTGTTTCGCATGATGTGAATGAGGTGCTCAGCATCGCCGACTACGTGTTTGTGATTGATGGCCACTCAGTGTTAGCGGAAGGTAGCGTGGCAGAAATTGCAGCTAACCCTAACCCGCGTTTAACTCAGTTTTTACAAGGACAAGCCGATGGTCCGGTGGCGTTTCATTACCCCGCGGAAGATTACGCACAAGCTTTGAAGGCCAGTTTATGTTAG
- the rapZ gene encoding RNase adapter RapZ — MELIIVSGRSGSGKTVALRVLEDLGYYCVDNLPVLLWQSLIDNLKQKYSKVAISIDIRNLPDEPSPIAQAIKNAGPDINLLSIFLDAKDEALIRRYSETRRVHPLSQNGVSLAEAIESETALLEPISSNADLRVDTSRLSVHELSSLIRSRVTGDKQQQLIMVFESFGFKNGVPSDADYMFDARFLPNPHWQEQLRPLTGLDQAVKDYLAAQPLVSEYIEQISQLLDAWLPHLEANNRAYLTVAIGCTGGQHRSVYVAEKLAEHFSSKRKVQRRHRTLEHRLEAH, encoded by the coding sequence ATGGAACTGATCATCGTTAGTGGACGCTCCGGTTCAGGAAAAACTGTTGCCTTAAGAGTGTTAGAAGATCTCGGATATTATTGCGTCGACAACCTTCCAGTATTGTTGTGGCAGTCGTTGATCGACAATTTAAAACAAAAATATTCGAAGGTTGCTATTAGCATCGATATTCGCAACCTGCCTGACGAGCCCTCACCTATCGCTCAGGCGATCAAAAATGCTGGTCCCGACATTAACTTACTGAGTATCTTTTTAGATGCCAAAGATGAGGCTCTGATTCGTCGTTACAGCGAGACCCGACGAGTGCATCCTTTAAGCCAGAACGGCGTATCATTGGCAGAAGCCATTGAATCTGAAACCGCACTGCTTGAGCCCATCTCAAGCAATGCCGATTTACGAGTCGACACTTCGCGGCTATCAGTTCACGAGCTGAGTAGCCTTATCCGCTCGCGAGTTACCGGCGATAAACAGCAGCAGCTAATTATGGTATTTGAATCCTTTGGTTTCAAAAATGGAGTGCCTAGCGATGCTGATTACATGTTTGACGCGCGTTTTTTGCCTAACCCACATTGGCAAGAACAACTCCGTCCGCTCACCGGTTTAGATCAGGCGGTTAAAGACTATCTGGCGGCACAACCTTTGGTCAGTGAATATATTGAACAAATTAGTCAGTTGCTCGATGCTTGGTTGCCTCATTTAGAAGCTAATAATCGCGCCTATCTAACCGTTGCCATTGGTTGTACTGGCGGACAACATCGCAGTGTTTATGTGGCAGAAAAACTCGCCGAACACTTTAGCTCCAAAAGAAAAGTACAACGTCGTCATCGCACTTTGGAACATCGCCTTGAAGCTCACTAG
- the lptA gene encoding lipopolysaccharide transport periplasmic protein LptA — translation MILKRFTITHSSKLALSASLLIFSWATSALEDDFNQQIIVDADRQEVNIKENRVTFYTNVVVTQGSIKMRADELSVIGSEEKGSEVMIAKGQPATFYQMLDSGKPIEAEANEVRYDLKTQTLTLSNNAQLKQEESLVKGSMIKYSIDKQEMVAQGDENSRVTTIFLPQQLNEIAPQEQQ, via the coding sequence ATGATATTGAAGCGGTTTACCATAACCCACAGCAGTAAGTTAGCGCTCAGTGCCAGCTTACTTATATTCTCTTGGGCAACATCGGCATTAGAAGACGATTTTAATCAGCAAATTATCGTTGATGCAGACCGCCAAGAAGTCAACATTAAAGAAAACCGGGTTACCTTTTATACCAACGTAGTTGTCACCCAAGGTTCAATCAAAATGCGCGCCGACGAGCTGAGCGTAATCGGTAGTGAAGAGAAAGGCAGCGAAGTGATGATCGCCAAAGGGCAGCCCGCTACCTTCTACCAAATGCTCGACAGCGGTAAGCCGATTGAAGCCGAAGCCAACGAGGTTCGTTACGACCTTAAAACGCAAACCTTAACACTGAGCAACAACGCTCAACTCAAACAAGAAGAGAGCTTAGTTAAAGGCAGCATGATCAAATACAGCATCGATAAACAAGAAATGGTGGCACAGGGTGATGAAAACAGTCGCGTCACCACCATTTTCTTACCGCAACAACTCAACGAAATTGCGCCACAGGAACAACAGTAA
- a CDS encoding HPr family phosphocarrier protein, producing the protein MKLTRQVTVKNKLGLHARPATKLVELAQQFSAELSIMDGDKVASAASVLGLMVLASAQGSTLTLIAEGDDAEAALDAVQALVEANFDEE; encoded by the coding sequence TTGAAGCTCACTAGACAAGTTACCGTAAAGAACAAATTGGGTTTACATGCGCGCCCTGCCACCAAATTGGTGGAGTTAGCCCAGCAGTTTAGCGCAGAATTAAGTATCATGGATGGGGATAAAGTCGCCTCGGCTGCCAGCGTATTGGGCTTGATGGTATTAGCCAGTGCTCAGGGTAGTACACTCACGCTGATTGCCGAAGGAGACGATGCTGAAGCCGCCTTAGATGCGGTGCAAGCCTTAGTTGAAGCCAACTTCGACGAAGAATAA
- the mlaE gene encoding lipid asymmetry maintenance ABC transporter permease subunit MlaE produces the protein MLAAIATLGRQTLFKISALGRASLMLWHALVAMPRAQLIKDSVKQIYVVGVQSLPIILVSGLFIGMVLALQGYNILVDFGAETSLGPMVALSLLRELGPVVTALLFAGRAGSALTAEIGLMKTTEQLSSMEMMAVDPLKRVIAPRFWAGFIAMPLLSLMFNLVGIWGGYLVGVQWLGVDDGSFWSITAASIEFGQDIGNGLIKSAVFAIAVVWVALFNGYDALPSAQGISQATTRSVVHASLLVLALDFVLTALMFGS, from the coding sequence ATGTTAGCAGCTATAGCGACATTAGGTCGCCAAACCTTGTTTAAAATTAGTGCTTTAGGGCGAGCCAGCTTGATGCTTTGGCATGCTTTAGTCGCGATGCCCAGAGCTCAACTAATCAAAGACAGCGTTAAACAAATTTATGTGGTAGGGGTGCAATCGCTACCAATTATTCTAGTCTCCGGCTTGTTTATTGGTATGGTGTTGGCCTTACAAGGCTATAACATTTTGGTGGACTTTGGCGCCGAGACTAGCCTTGGGCCAATGGTGGCCTTATCTTTATTACGCGAATTAGGTCCGGTTGTGACGGCCTTGTTATTTGCTGGACGAGCCGGTTCGGCACTCACTGCTGAGATAGGTTTAATGAAAACCACTGAACAGCTTTCGAGTATGGAGATGATGGCTGTAGACCCGCTAAAACGGGTGATTGCTCCTCGTTTTTGGGCCGGTTTTATCGCTATGCCTCTGTTGTCTTTAATGTTCAACCTAGTGGGCATTTGGGGTGGCTATTTAGTTGGCGTGCAATGGTTGGGCGTTGACGATGGCAGCTTTTGGTCAATTACTGCTGCCTCAATTGAATTTGGCCAAGATATTGGTAACGGCTTAATTAAAAGCGCGGTGTTTGCCATTGCTGTGGTTTGGGTTGCCTTGTTTAACGGTTATGATGCACTACCTAGTGCGCAAGGTATCAGCCAGGCTACCACGCGTAGTGTGGTTCATGCTTCGTTATTAGTATTGGCATTGGATTTTGTTTTAACTGCGCTGATGTTTGGCAGTTAG
- the ptsN gene encoding PTS IIA-like nitrogen regulatory protein PtsN, with protein MQLNKVLNLNCTQRAVQCSSKKRALEIISELAASQLDMTAQSIFESLLNREKMGSTGIGQGIAIPHGRIASEHQATAVFLRCDPAISFDSIDNQPVDLIFALLVPEDQCQQHLNTLSQVAEKLNDKQICKQLRCAQSDDELYNIMVA; from the coding sequence ATGCAACTAAATAAAGTACTAAATTTGAACTGCACGCAACGTGCAGTTCAATGTTCCTCAAAAAAACGCGCCCTTGAAATCATTAGCGAACTGGCAGCCAGTCAATTAGACATGACTGCTCAGAGTATTTTTGAGAGCTTGTTAAACAGAGAAAAAATGGGCAGCACCGGTATTGGCCAAGGTATTGCGATTCCCCATGGGCGAATTGCTAGTGAACACCAAGCCACTGCGGTTTTCTTACGCTGCGATCCTGCAATCAGCTTTGACTCCATCGATAATCAACCCGTCGATTTAATCTTCGCCTTATTGGTTCCCGAAGACCAGTGTCAGCAACACCTCAACACCCTGTCTCAAGTTGCTGAAAAACTTAACGATAAACAAATATGTAAACAACTTCGCTGCGCACAAAGTGATGACGAGCTATACAACATCATGGTAGCCTAA
- the lptC gene encoding LPS export ABC transporter periplasmic protein LptC, which translates to MNRPTWFFAGLFVIALILWQLSPGDQQQQLGTREASKPNFIAEQLYSVSFAEDGQPRYRIYAEQMAYFEQLKNTEFTKPKILVYPAPHQPVWQIDADQATVQQQQLVTLNDNVVIKNLSRGEYIRDLITEKLDIDLQSETMSSDQPVTVYGPSYELYGVGMNGDLANEIVTLLNDIEAVYHNPQQ; encoded by the coding sequence ATGAACCGCCCTACTTGGTTTTTTGCCGGTTTATTTGTTATTGCTTTAATCCTGTGGCAACTCAGCCCTGGCGATCAACAACAACAACTAGGTACTAGAGAAGCCAGTAAACCCAACTTCATTGCCGAGCAGCTTTACAGCGTGAGTTTTGCCGAAGACGGCCAACCACGCTATCGGATCTATGCCGAACAAATGGCGTATTTTGAGCAACTAAAAAACACCGAATTTACTAAACCTAAGATTCTGGTGTATCCCGCTCCTCACCAACCTGTATGGCAAATTGATGCCGATCAGGCTACAGTACAGCAGCAGCAATTAGTCACCCTAAATGACAATGTAGTAATTAAAAACTTAAGTCGCGGCGAATACATACGCGATTTAATTACCGAAAAATTGGATATCGACCTGCAATCAGAAACCATGAGCAGCGATCAACCGGTCACCGTATATGGTCCGTCTTACGAACTGTATGGGGTAGGTATGAACGGCGATTTAGCCAACGAAATAGTGACGTTATTAAATGATATTGAAGCGGTTTACCATAACCCACAGCAGTAA
- the kdsC gene encoding 3-deoxy-manno-octulosonate-8-phosphatase KdsC, with protein sequence MTISTPYGAVSQQNFNAAAAIKLLICDVDGVFSDGRIYMGNDGEELKAFHTLDGFGIKALINSGVEVAVITGRKSKIVEQRMQALGISLLYQGQQDKLAAYNELLQQLKLEAKQVAYIGDDLVDTPVMQTCGLGVAVQTAHPLCKQAADLVTKTAGGYGAVRELCDLILQAQGKLEQAQGMSI encoded by the coding sequence GTGACTATTAGCACGCCCTATGGGGCGGTTAGCCAACAAAATTTTAATGCCGCCGCCGCCATTAAGCTGCTGATTTGCGATGTAGATGGGGTGTTTTCCGATGGCCGAATTTACATGGGTAACGACGGAGAAGAACTCAAAGCCTTTCATACCCTAGACGGTTTTGGCATTAAAGCGCTCATCAATAGTGGTGTTGAAGTGGCGGTCATCACTGGACGCAAATCTAAGATTGTTGAGCAACGCATGCAAGCCTTGGGCATTAGTCTGCTTTACCAAGGCCAACAAGACAAATTAGCGGCCTATAACGAGTTACTGCAACAACTAAAACTTGAAGCTAAACAAGTTGCCTACATCGGTGATGACTTAGTCGACACCCCCGTAATGCAGACTTGCGGCTTGGGGGTGGCGGTACAAACAGCCCATCCCCTATGCAAGCAGGCGGCCGACCTTGTGACAAAAACCGCTGGCGGTTATGGTGCAGTACGCGAACTGTGTGACCTTATTTTGCAAGCTCAAGGTAAGCTCGAGCAAGCTCAAGGGATGAGCATATGA